AGTCACACTCCGGGCAAGGTCTGGAACGGCGACACCGGCGACGTCGCCTGCGACCACTACCACCGGGTCGAGGAGGACCTCGACCTGATGCAGCGGCTCGGCCTCGAGTCGTACCGGTTCTCGATCGCCTGGCCGCGCATCCAGCCGACGGGCACGGGCGAGGCGAACGAGGCGGGCCTGGCGTTCTACGACCGGCTCGTGGACGGGCTGCTCGCCCGCGGCATCCGCCCGATCGCGACCCTCTACCACTGGGACCTGCCGCAGGCCCTCGAGGACGCCGGCGGCTGGACGAGCCGAGACACCTCGTTCGCCTTCGCCGAGTACGCGCGCATCGTCGGCGAGCGGCTCGGCGACCGGGTGTCCGTGTGGACCACGCTGAACGAGCCGTGGTGCTCGGCGTACCTGGGCTACGGTTCGGGCGCGCACGCACCGGGGCACACCGACGGCGCGGAGGCGCTCGCGGCGGTGCACCACCTGAACCTCGCGCACGGCCTGGCCGTGCGGGCCCTCCGGGAGGTCGTGACGAACGACCCGGAGTTCTCGATCACGCTGAACCTGCACGTCGTGCGACCCGACGGCCCGACCGGGGCCGAGGCGGCCCGGCGCATCGAGGGCCTCGCGAACCGGGTGTTCCTCGACCCGATGCTGCGCGGCACCTACCCGGCCGACGTGATGGAGGACACGGCCGCGGTGACGGACTGGTCGTTCGTGCACGACGGCGACCTCGAGCTCATCCACCAGCCCGTCGACCTCATCGGCGTGAACTACTACTCGACCGTCACCGTGCGCATGTGGGACGGCAGCGGCGAGAAGGTCGTCGCCGACGGCCACAAGGACATGGGCGGCACCGCCTGGCCCGGTGCGGACGGGGTCGAGTTCCTCCAGCAGCCCGGCCCGTACACGGCGATGGGCTGGAACATCGACCCGTCGGGCCTCGAGGACCTGCTGGTCTCGCTGCACGAGCAGTTCCCGGACACCCCGCTCATGGTCACCGAGAACGGCGCGGCGTTCGACGACGAGGTCGTCGACGGCGGCGACGGACCGCGCGTGCACGACGCCGAACGCATCGACTACCTGCGCCGGCACTTCACGGCGGCGCATCGCGCCATGGCCCGCGGGGTCGACCTGCGCGGCTACCAGGTGTGGTCGCTCATGGACAACTTCGAGTGGGGATACGGCTACTCCAAGCGCTTCGGCATCGTGCGCGTCGACTACGAGACGCTCGAGCGCATCCCCAAGGACAGCGCGCTCTGGTACGCCGAGCTCATCCGCACGCGCCGCATCCCCGGCTGACCGGCGCGGCCCGGGCCGGCGCTCACTGCTGGCCGGCGACGCCCTCGCGCAGCTCGCGGGCGAGGTGCCGCACGACCGCCGTGAGGTCGTCGTCGGCCTCCGCCGCCGCGCGCAGCTGGCGCTGGTAGCTCGCACCGTGCTCCAGCATGGTGCGCACGCCCTGCAGCTCCTCGGCGCAGCCGAGCCGGCGCGAGAACGGCTCCAGCACGGTGACGAGCTCGGCGATGTCGTCCGCCACCGGGCGCTGCGTGCCCGCGATGTCGATGATCGCCTCGGCGTCCATGCCGTAGCGCGCCGCCCGCCACTTGTTCTCGCGGATGTACCAGGGCTGCAGCACGGGCAGCGTCTCGCCCTCGTCGAGCCGCGTGCTCATCCACTCCACCAGGCACTGCACGAGCGCGGCGATGGAGGCGATCTCGGCCGACGTCGACACGCCGTCGCAGACGCGCACCTCGACGGTGCCCCAGCGTGCGGACGGGCGGATGTCCCAGCGCACCTCGGTCTGCTCCTCGATGATGCCGGTGCGCATCAGGTCGTCGACGTGCCGCTCGTACGCCTCCCAGTCGGGCAGCGGGTACGGCAGGCCGGCCGTCGGCAGCTGCTGGAACATGAGCGCGCGGTTGGACGCGTACCCGGTCTCGACCCCGGCCCAGTACGGGCTCGACGCGGAGAGGGCCTGGAGGTGCGGGATGTAGCGCATGAGGCCGTCCATGATCGGCAGGGCCTTGTCGCGGTCCTCGATGCCGACGTGCACGTGGATGCCCCAGATCATCATGTTGCGGCCCCACCACTGGGTGCGCTCGATGAGCTTGTGGTACCTCGGCTTGTCGGTCACGGCCTGCTGGAACCAGCGCCCGAAGGGGTGCGACCCGGCGCAGATGACCTCGTACTCGCCGAGCTGGTCGATGATGCGGCGCACGAGCCCGAGCTGCTGCTCGAGGTCGGCGACGGCGTCGGCCACGCGCTCGTGCACGCCCGTGACGAGCTCGACGGTGTTGCGCAGCAGCTCGGCCGTGATGCGGGCCGCGACGGGGTCGTCCGCACGCTCCGCGAGCACGCCGAGCACGCGGTCGCCGACGGGCGCGAGCTCGCCCGTCAGGCGGTCGACGATGGCCACCTCCCACTCGATGCCCACGGTCGACCGGGCCGAGTCCGCGAACGGGATCGGGGGTGGCCTGTCGTTGCGGCTCTCCATGTGCGGGCCGGCGCTCCTCCCGGGCCGCCCCACGGCGGCCGCGCTGGAGACATCGTCGCACGCCCGCGCCCGTCGGTCACGCCCCCCGGTGCATCCGTCGCCGATTCACGAATCGCGCCGAAATCTGCAAGAATGGTTCGTCGAGTTCCAGCGCGCCCGACCCTCTATCCGGCGCCCGGAACGAATCAGAGCTTCCGCCGAGTGTGCACCCCACGCTCACGGCTGTCAGTTCGTCTCACTACAACACACACGGGAGAATCGTGGCTGTCAAGATCCGTCTGAAGCGCCTGGGGAAGATCCGGGCGCCGTACTACCGCATCGTCGTCGCCGACTCGCGCACCAAGCGCGATGGTCGCGTGATCGAGGAGATCGGCAAGTACCACCCCACCGAGGAGCCCTCGTTCATCGAGGTCGACTCCGAGCGCGCGCAGTACTGGCTGGGCGTCGGCGCGCAGCCGACCCCGCAGGTGCTCGCCATCCTGAAGCTCACCGGCGACTGGGGCACCTTCAAGGGTGAGAAGGGTGCCAAGAGCACCGTCAAGACCGCCGAGCCGAAGGCCGCCTACGTGGCCGACGAGTCGAAGAAGACGGTCCTGAAGCCCAAGACCGAGAAGCCCGCCGAGAAGGCCGAGTCGGCCGACGAGGCCGCTGCGGACGAGGCCTAGGCCCGTGCTGGCACCCGCGCTCGAACACCTGGTCAAGGGGATCGTCGATCACCCCGACGACGTTCGCGTCGTGACCGCCTCGTCGACGCGCGGGGAGGTCCTCGAGGTCCACGTGAACCCCGAGGACCTCGGCCGGGTCATCGGCCGCGCCGGTCGCACGGCCAAGGCCCTGCGCACGCTCGTGACCGCCCTCGCCGACGGCCGACGCGTGCGCGTCGACGTCGTCGACACCGACCGCTGACGTGGCCTCCACGCCGCGCACCCAGCTGCGCGTCGGTCGGCTGACCAAGGCGCACGGTCTCAAGGGCGCCATCAAGCTCGAGCTCTACACCGACGACCCCGAGCGACGGTTCGTTCCCGGCGCGCAGTTCTCGCTGCAGGTGCCGACGTCGAGCCCGTGGCACGGCAAGCACCTCACGCTCACCGAGCTGCGCTGGTACAACGGGCATCCGGTCGGGTTCTTCGAGGGCGTCGCGGACCGCACCGCGGCCGAGACCCTCATCAAGGCGATCCTCTGGGTCGACCAGGACGACGCCGACGAGGAACCCGAGGACGACGCCTGGTACGACCACCAGCTCGTCGGCCTCGCCGTCGTGCGCGACGGCGAGCGCATCGGCACGGTCAAGCACGTCGACCACCTGCCCGCCCAGGACCTGCTCGTGATCTCGGTCGGCGGCCGCGAGGTGATGGTGCCGTTCGTGTCGGCGATCGTGCCCGAGGTCGACGTCGAGGCGGGCACCGTGACGGTGACCCCGCCGCCGGGACTGCTCGAGGAGCTGCCCGAGGCGCAGCCCGAGGCGCAGCCCGAGGCGCAGCCCGACGCCACCGACTAGGAGCGGCCGATGCGGATCGACATCGTCACGATCTTCCCCGAGTTCTTCCGGGTGCTCGACGTGTCGCTGCTCGGCAGGGCGCGCACCGCGGGCCTGCTCGACGTGCGTGCGCACGACCTGCGCGACCACGCACACGACCGCCACCGCACGGTCGACGACACCCCGTACGGCGGGGGAGCGGGCATGGTCATGAAGCCCGAACCGTGGGGCGAGGCGCTCGACGGCATCCTCGACGAGGCAGAGGGTGCGGGCGAGACGGTGCCGACCCTCATCGTCCCCTCGCCGGCGGGCGAGCCGTTCACCCAGGCGATCGCCGCCGAGCTGGCGCAGCTCGACCACCTGGTGTTCGCCTGCGGGCGCTACGAGGGCATCGACCAGCGGGTGGTCGACCACTACGAGGAGCGGATGCCGGTGCGGCTGCTGAGCCTCGGCGACTACGTGCTGAACGGGGGCGAGGTCGCCGCCATGGCGATGATCGAGGCCGTGGGCCGGCTCGTGCCGGGCGTGGTCGGCAACCCCGAGAGCCTCGTCGAGGAGTCGCACGAGGACGGCCTGCTCGAGTACCCGAGCTACACGAAGCCGCAGGTCTGGCGCGGGCTCGAGGTGCCCGACGTGCTCCGCAGCGGCAACCACGGCGCCGTCGCGGCCTGGCGCCACGAGCAGCGCATCGAGCGCACGCGGCGGGTCCGCCCCGACCTCCTCGGCGACGACGACGCCTGATCGCGGACGCGCCGGCGGGGCCGCCCGGCACCCCCCGACCGGGGGAGGATTCACGCGCCCGAAACATCCGAGTGCTCAGCGCGAAACACGCCTTTCATAGTTTCGAGACGCGCGAGAGCACGCGCAGGTGACGGGAAGGCGGGGCCGGGGATGGTCGAGGCGGAGTCGGCGAAGGCGATCGACTCCGACGGCGACACCCCTCCGCTGACGCTCCTCGCGGTGACCCACGGCTCGCCGTCGCCCGACAACCGGGCCGCCATCATCGGCCTCGTCGACGCGGTCGCGAGCGCGCGCGGCGACCTCGACGTGGGCATCGGCTTCGTCGACGCCCAGCACACCGACGTGGCCTCGGCGGTCGCGCGCAGCGTGCACGCGCCCGACGCGGTGATCGTGCCGCTCGTGCTGTCGGCCGGGTACCACGTGCGCACCGGCCTCGCCGCGGGGCTCGACCAGGTCGAGTCGAGCGAGGTCGCCATGGCCGCGACGCTCGGACCCGACTCGCGCCTCATCGACGTGCTCGCCGCCCGGCTCGAGGCCGCCGGGCTCCGGCAGGGCGACTCCGCGGTGCTCGCGGCGGCCGGCTCGAACGACCCCAAGGCCGTGCGCGAGTGCTTCGAGACCGGGCGGCTGCTCGCCGCACGGCTCGGCCGGCCGGTCACGGTCGGGTTCATCGCGGCCGCGATGCCGCGCCTGCACGACGCCATCGAGATGGTCCGCGAGGTCCACGCCGGCTCGCGCGTGGTCGTGTCGACCTACCTGCTCGCGCCGGGGCACTTCAACGACGCCGTCGCGACCGCGGGCGCCGACGTGGTGGCGCCGCCGCTCATCGTGCCCGGCGAGCCCGTGGCATCCGAGCTGGTCGACCTGGTGCTCGACCGGTACGACGACGCGACCGTGCTCGTGCGGGAGTCGGGCAAGGCCCGCTGAACGCCGGGCGGCCGCCGTCGGCGCGGGTCGACGGGAGCGTCAGTCGCGGGCCGTCAGCACGATCGGGCCGCTCTCGGTCACCGCGATGGTGTGCTCCGAGTGCGCGCCGCGCGAGCCGTCGGCGCTGCGCAGCGTCCAGCCGTCGGGGTCGGTGAAGATGCGGTCGGTCGTCTCGAGGAACCACGGCTCGATCGCGATCACGAGGCCGGGCTTCAGCGGCAGGCCCCGGTGGGCGCGGCCGTCGTTCGGCACGTGCGGGTCGCCGTGCATGGTGCGCCCGACGCCGTGGCCGCCGAAGTCGGTGTTGATCGCGTAGCCCTCGGCGCGCGCGATCTCGGCGATCGCCGCGGAGATGTCGCCGATGCGGTTGCCCACGGTGGCCGCGGCGATACCGGCGTCGAGCGCGCGACGGGTGGTGTCGATGAGGCGCAGGTCCTCGTCGCGCGGGGTGCCGACCACGATCGACGCCGCGGAGTCGGAGACCCAGCCGTCGACGGATGCCGCGAAGTCGACGCTCAGCAGGTCGCCGTCGCGCAGCCGGTAGTCGCGGGGGAGTCCGTGCAGCACGGCGTCGTTGACCGAGGTGCAGAGCACCTTGCCGAACGGGCTCGCGCCGAACGACGGGTGGTAGTCGATGTAGCACGACTCCGCGCCGGCCTTCCGGATCATCTCGTGCGCGAGCGCGTCGAGCTCCAGCAGGTTCACGCCGACCGCGGCCCTGTCGAGCATCGCCTCGATCACGGATGCCACGAAGCGGCCCGCCGGCCGCATCTGCTCGATCTCCGCCGGTGTCCTCAGTTCGATCACGACACTCCCTTCCCGACTCCATTCTGTCGCGTGCGCGCTGGGCGAACGCCGAGCGCACGCCCAGCGGCGGCCGTTACGCTGGATCCATGCTCCTCCGGAGGATCTTCTACCGCTGGCAGTTCATCGCCGCGTTCGTCCTGCCCGCCTGGCTCTTCGTCGGCTGGGGCATCTGGGGCGAGAGCGCGTGGGGCATCCTCGGCCTGCTCATCGCCGCGCCCGCGTCCTTCCTCTCGCTGATCGTCGTCGCCGGGATCACCGCGGCGCGCGCGACGGCTCGCCAGGAGCGGGCCGTCTCGTGGATCGACGTCGGCATCATGACCGCCTGGCACCTCGCGCTGATCGGCGTCGGGTTCTCCGGTCCCGCTGCGGGCACCTTCGCGGTGTTCGCCGTGCTGCTCGCCCTCGCCGCGTTCTGGTCGGCCGTGTGGCAGCTGCTGCGCGACAGCGCGCGCCGCGCCCAGGCCACCTTCGCCGAGTTCGAGCGACAGGCGCAGATGCCGCCGCAGGCGGGCACGCGGCCGCCGCAGGCGGGTCAGGGCCCGAGGCGCGGCCCCGACGACGGCGACGTCATCATCGTGCACGAGGTGCGCGACCCCTCGTAGCCGCGTGCCGCCCGAGGCATCCGCTTTGCCGAACCGGGCGCCGCATGGCAGAATGGTCGATTGTGCTGCCGCACGACTCTGCCTCCGGGGAGTGCGCAGGGCGCGATGGCGCCCGGCGAGGCGGCACCATTCACTTCCATTTCATCAACCGTGTTCGACCGGTGGCGGGCACAGAGAGCGACTCATCATGCACATCCTCGATTCCGTCGACGCGGCCAGCCTCCGCTCCGACATCCCCGAGTTCCGCCCGGGCGACACCGTCAAGGTGCACGTCAACATCGTCGAGGGCAACCGCTCGCGCATCCAGGTCTTCCAGGGCGTCGTGCTCGGCCGTTCGGGCGAGGGCGTCCGCGAGACCTTCACGGTCCGCAAGGTGAGCTTCCAGGTCGGCGTCGAGCGCACCTTCCCGGTGCACTCGCCGATCATCGACCACATCGAGGTCGTCACCCGCGGCGACGTGCGCCGCGCGAAGCTGTACTACCTCCGCAACCTCCGCGGCAAGAAGGCGAAGATCCGCGAGAAGCGCGAGTCCTGAACCGTCGCCCCGTTCGGGGCACGATCGGCCGAGCTCCCCGACCCTAGACTGGGACGGGGAGCTCGGGTGGTGAATGACTGAAGACATCGACGCCGCCGCACGCGCGGACGAGGCACGAGGGCGACGACGCCGCGGAGCACTGCTGTTCCTGCGCGACCTCCTCGTCATCTTCGTGGTCGCGGTGCTGGTCTCGTTCCTCATCAAGACCTACCTGATCCGGTCGTTCTACATCCCGTCGCAGTCGATGGAGCAGACGCTCCTGGTCGACGACCGCATCATCGTCAACGAACTGGTCCCCGACCTGATGCCGCTCTCGCGCGGCGACGTGGTCGTGTTCGAGGACCCGGGCGGCTGGCTCACGGCCCGCCCCGAACCGGAGCAGCCGCCGCTCGTCGCGGCGATCGACTGGTTCTTCTCGCTCGTCGGGCTCTCCGCCTCCGACAGCAACGACCACCTCATCAAGCGCGTCATCGGCCTGCCCGGCGACCACGTCGAGTGCTGCAACCCGCTCGGCCAGGTGAGCGTGAACGGCGTGCCGATCGACGAGCCGTACATCACGCTGCCCGAGGGGGAGACCGAGGCGTCGGGCGACGACTTCTCGGTCGAGGTGCCCGCCGACGCGCTCTGGGTCATGGGCGACAACCGCTACAACTCGAAGGACTCGCGGTACAACCGGGACACGCCCGGCGAGGGGTTCGTGCCGGTCGAGAACCTCGTCGGCCGCGCCTTCGTCATCAGCTGGCCGGTCGCACGCTGGTCGTGGATCGGCGACTATCCTGAGGTCTTCGCAGGCATCCCCGACCCGGAGTGACCCGATGGCAGCAGGCAAGGCGCCCACGATGACGCTGGAGCGCGGCCTGCTCGCCGACGGCGCGCCACTGGTGCTCGCGTGCGACGAGGTCGGGCGCGGCGCGCTCGCCGGGCCGGTCACGGTCGGGATCGTGGTCGTCGACGCCGAGACGAAGCGGATGCCCGCGGGCCTGCGCGACTCGAAGCTGCTGCCCGAGCCCCGGCGCGACCTGCTCGCGCCGCGCGCGGCGAGGTGGGTCGCCGCCTCGGCGGTCGGCGAGGCGAGCGCGAGCGAGATCGACGAGCTCGGCATCATGGCCTGCCTGGGGCTCGCCGGCTCGCGGGCGTACGCCGCGCTCGAGGCATCCGTCGACCTGCCCCTCGGCGCGCCGCTGCTGCTCGACGGCAACCACGACTGGCTGAGCGCGCACATCGCGCGCCGGGCGCGGGTCATCACCCGCATCAAGGCCGACCGCGACTGCGCGTCGGTGTCGGCGGCATCCGTCATCGCCAAGGTGCACCGCGACACGGGCATGCGCCGGGCGCACGAGGAGACCCCGCACTACGGCTGGGACGAGAACAAGGGGTACTCGACGCGCGCGCACTTCGCCGCGATCGCCGAGCACGGCCCGCACGCGCTGCACCGGCATACCTGGCTGCATCCCGAACGTGCCGAGGAGGCGCCGCCGCTGTTCGACCTCGGCGTAGGATGAACCGCGATGGATGAAGACGAGTTCGAGGACTACGACCGCGAGGTCGAGCTTGCCCTCTACCGCGAGTATCGCGACATCGTGTCGCAGTTCCAGTACGTGGTCGAGACCGAGCGCCGCTTCTACCTCGCGAACGAGGTCGAACTGGTGCGCCGCGACACCGAGCACGACTTCTACTTCGAGCTCACGATGAAGGACGTCTGGGTCTGGGACGTCTACCGCGCCGACCGCTTCGTGAAGTCGGTGCGCGTGCTCACGTTCAAGGACGTCAACATCGAGGAGCTCGCGAGCCGCGACTTCGAGCTGCCCAAGGAGCTCGCGCTCGACGAGTAGGCGTTCATCGCCTCCTGCACAGGCTCGCGTGAGCTGCCGATCGCGCTCGCCTTCCGTGCCGCCGTAAGCGAGGGGATGCCCGCTGCCAGCCTCTCCTCGGAGGTGGCGCATGGCACGCAAGGACGAGGTGGGCGCGCGCGGCGAGACGATCGCGGCGGCGTACCTGGAGGAGCTCGGCTACGAGGTGGTCGACCGCAACTGGCGGCACGGCCGGCGCGGGGAGATCGACCTGGTCGCCCGCGACGGCGACGAGACGGTGTTCGTCGAGGTGAAGACGCGGTCGGGCACGGCGTTCGGGCACCCGCTCGAGGCGGTGACGTCCGAGAAGCTCGCGCGGCTGCGCATGCTCGCGGGGGCGTGGTGCCGGTCGGCGCGGTTGGTGTCGTCGTCGATTCGCATCGACGCGGTCTCGGTGCTGCTGCCACCGGGTCGCGCGGTCGACATCGAGCACGTGCGGGGCGTCGGCTGATGCCGGTCGCACGCACCCGCGCGATGGCGCTGCTCGGGCTGTCGGGCTCTCCCGTCGACGTCGAGGCCGACCTGTCGGCGCAGCTTCCCGCGCTCGTGATCATCGGGCTTGCAGACACCGCGCTGTCGGAGGCGCGCGAGCGCGTGCGGTCGGCGGCGATCAATGCCGGATGCCCCCTGCCGGCACGCCGGCTCACCGTGAACCTCTCGCCCGCGACGCTGCCGAAGCACGGCTCGTCCTTCGACCTCGCCATCGCGCTCGCGTGCCTCGGCGCGGCCGACGGCGTGGACCGCGCATCGATCGAGCACGTGGTGCACCTGGGCGAGCTCGCCCTCGACGGGCGGCTGCGTCCGGTCGACGGCGTGCTGCCCGCGGTGCTCGCCGCCCGGAACGCCGGGTTCGACACGGTCATGGTGCCGGTGGGCAACCGCGAGGAGGCGGAGCTCGTGGCGGGCGTGCGCGTGGTCGCGGTCGCGGGCCTGCGCGAGGCGGTCGAGTGGCATGGCGGACCCGTGGACGGGTCTGCAGGGGCGGTGGAGCCGATCCTGCGCGAGCAGGTGCCCGAGTCGCTCGAGGATGCCGGCGACCTGGCCGACGTGGCGGGCAACGCCGAGGCCGTCGAGGCACTGGTCGCCGCTGCCGCGGGTGGCCACCACCTCTCGATGATCGGGCCCCCGGGGGCGGGCAAGACGATGCTCGCCGCGCGGCTGCCCGCGCTGCTGCCGGACCTCGCACCCGAGCAGGCACTCGAGGTCGCGTCGATCCGCTCCCTCGGCGGGCGCGCGGTCGGCGCTGTGCTGCCGTCGCGGCCGCCGCTCGA
This portion of the Agromyces rhizosphaerae genome encodes:
- a CDS encoding GH1 family beta-glucosidase, which gives rise to MQSADYRDSGLDFGRDFVFGSATASYQIEGAVAEDGRGPSIWDTFSHTPGKVWNGDTGDVACDHYHRVEEDLDLMQRLGLESYRFSIAWPRIQPTGTGEANEAGLAFYDRLVDGLLARGIRPIATLYHWDLPQALEDAGGWTSRDTSFAFAEYARIVGERLGDRVSVWTTLNEPWCSAYLGYGSGAHAPGHTDGAEALAAVHHLNLAHGLAVRALREVVTNDPEFSITLNLHVVRPDGPTGAEAARRIEGLANRVFLDPMLRGTYPADVMEDTAAVTDWSFVHDGDLELIHQPVDLIGVNYYSTVTVRMWDGSGEKVVADGHKDMGGTAWPGADGVEFLQQPGPYTAMGWNIDPSGLEDLLVSLHEQFPDTPLMVTENGAAFDDEVVDGGDGPRVHDAERIDYLRRHFTAAHRAMARGVDLRGYQVWSLMDNFEWGYGYSKRFGIVRVDYETLERIPKDSALWYAELIRTRRIPG
- a CDS encoding glutamate--cysteine ligase, coding for MESRNDRPPPIPFADSARSTVGIEWEVAIVDRLTGELAPVGDRVLGVLAERADDPVAARITAELLRNTVELVTGVHERVADAVADLEQQLGLVRRIIDQLGEYEVICAGSHPFGRWFQQAVTDKPRYHKLIERTQWWGRNMMIWGIHVHVGIEDRDKALPIMDGLMRYIPHLQALSASSPYWAGVETGYASNRALMFQQLPTAGLPYPLPDWEAYERHVDDLMRTGIIEEQTEVRWDIRPSARWGTVEVRVCDGVSTSAEIASIAALVQCLVEWMSTRLDEGETLPVLQPWYIRENKWRAARYGMDAEAIIDIAGTQRPVADDIAELVTVLEPFSRRLGCAEELQGVRTMLEHGASYQRQLRAAAEADDDLTAVVRHLARELREGVAGQQ
- the rpsP gene encoding 30S ribosomal protein S16: MAVKIRLKRLGKIRAPYYRIVVADSRTKRDGRVIEEIGKYHPTEEPSFIEVDSERAQYWLGVGAQPTPQVLAILKLTGDWGTFKGEKGAKSTVKTAEPKAAYVADESKKTVLKPKTEKPAEKAESADEAAADEA
- a CDS encoding RNA-binding protein, with amino-acid sequence MLAPALEHLVKGIVDHPDDVRVVTASSTRGEVLEVHVNPEDLGRVIGRAGRTAKALRTLVTALADGRRVRVDVVDTDR
- the rimM gene encoding ribosome maturation factor RimM (Essential for efficient processing of 16S rRNA) encodes the protein MASTPRTQLRVGRLTKAHGLKGAIKLELYTDDPERRFVPGAQFSLQVPTSSPWHGKHLTLTELRWYNGHPVGFFEGVADRTAAETLIKAILWVDQDDADEEPEDDAWYDHQLVGLAVVRDGERIGTVKHVDHLPAQDLLVISVGGREVMVPFVSAIVPEVDVEAGTVTVTPPPGLLEELPEAQPEAQPEAQPDATD
- the trmD gene encoding tRNA (guanosine(37)-N1)-methyltransferase TrmD, coding for MRIDIVTIFPEFFRVLDVSLLGRARTAGLLDVRAHDLRDHAHDRHRTVDDTPYGGGAGMVMKPEPWGEALDGILDEAEGAGETVPTLIVPSPAGEPFTQAIAAELAQLDHLVFACGRYEGIDQRVVDHYEERMPVRLLSLGDYVLNGGEVAAMAMIEAVGRLVPGVVGNPESLVEESHEDGLLEYPSYTKPQVWRGLEVPDVLRSGNHGAVAAWRHEQRIERTRRVRPDLLGDDDA
- a CDS encoding sirohydrochlorin chelatase, which gives rise to MVEAESAKAIDSDGDTPPLTLLAVTHGSPSPDNRAAIIGLVDAVASARGDLDVGIGFVDAQHTDVASAVARSVHAPDAVIVPLVLSAGYHVRTGLAAGLDQVESSEVAMAATLGPDSRLIDVLAARLEAAGLRQGDSAVLAAAGSNDPKAVRECFETGRLLAARLGRPVTVGFIAAAMPRLHDAIEMVREVHAGSRVVVSTYLLAPGHFNDAVATAGADVVAPPLIVPGEPVASELVDLVLDRYDDATVLVRESGKAR
- the map gene encoding type I methionyl aminopeptidase encodes the protein MIELRTPAEIEQMRPAGRFVASVIEAMLDRAAVGVNLLELDALAHEMIRKAGAESCYIDYHPSFGASPFGKVLCTSVNDAVLHGLPRDYRLRDGDLLSVDFAASVDGWVSDSAASIVVGTPRDEDLRLIDTTRRALDAGIAAATVGNRIGDISAAIAEIARAEGYAINTDFGGHGVGRTMHGDPHVPNDGRAHRGLPLKPGLVIAIEPWFLETTDRIFTDPDGWTLRSADGSRGAHSEHTIAVTESGPIVLTARD
- the rplS gene encoding 50S ribosomal protein L19, with amino-acid sequence MHILDSVDAASLRSDIPEFRPGDTVKVHVNIVEGNRSRIQVFQGVVLGRSGEGVRETFTVRKVSFQVGVERTFPVHSPIIDHIEVVTRGDVRRAKLYYLRNLRGKKAKIREKRES
- the lepB gene encoding signal peptidase I, encoding MTEDIDAAARADEARGRRRRGALLFLRDLLVIFVVAVLVSFLIKTYLIRSFYIPSQSMEQTLLVDDRIIVNELVPDLMPLSRGDVVVFEDPGGWLTARPEPEQPPLVAAIDWFFSLVGLSASDSNDHLIKRVIGLPGDHVECCNPLGQVSVNGVPIDEPYITLPEGETEASGDDFSVEVPADALWVMGDNRYNSKDSRYNRDTPGEGFVPVENLVGRAFVISWPVARWSWIGDYPEVFAGIPDPE
- a CDS encoding ribonuclease HII — protein: MAAGKAPTMTLERGLLADGAPLVLACDEVGRGALAGPVTVGIVVVDAETKRMPAGLRDSKLLPEPRRDLLAPRAARWVAASAVGEASASEIDELGIMACLGLAGSRAYAALEASVDLPLGAPLLLDGNHDWLSAHIARRARVITRIKADRDCASVSAASVIAKVHRDTGMRRAHEETPHYGWDENKGYSTRAHFAAIAEHGPHALHRHTWLHPERAEEAPPLFDLGVG
- a CDS encoding DUF2469 family protein; the protein is MDEDEFEDYDREVELALYREYRDIVSQFQYVVETERRFYLANEVELVRRDTEHDFYFELTMKDVWVWDVYRADRFVKSVRVLTFKDVNIEELASRDFELPKELALDE
- a CDS encoding YraN family protein codes for the protein MARKDEVGARGETIAAAYLEELGYEVVDRNWRHGRRGEIDLVARDGDETVFVEVKTRSGTAFGHPLEAVTSEKLARLRMLAGAWCRSARLVSSSIRIDAVSVLLPPGRAVDIEHVRGVG
- a CDS encoding YifB family Mg chelatase-like AAA ATPase; amino-acid sequence: MPVARTRAMALLGLSGSPVDVEADLSAQLPALVIIGLADTALSEARERVRSAAINAGCPLPARRLTVNLSPATLPKHGSSFDLAIALACLGAADGVDRASIEHVVHLGELALDGRLRPVDGVLPAVLAARNAGFDTVMVPVGNREEAELVAGVRVVAVAGLREAVEWHGGPVDGSAGAVEPILREQVPESLEDAGDLADVAGNAEAVEALVAAAAGGHHLSMIGPPGAGKTMLAARLPALLPDLAPEQALEVASIRSLGGRAVGAVLPSRPPLESPHHTASSAAMAGGGSRVIRPGAVTRAAHGVLFLDEAPEFPARVLDVLRQPLESGVIEIHRSNAVARFPASFQLVLASNPCPCGQYGAPGDGCTCPPLTRRRYLGRLSGPLLDRVDIRLVVRRVSAADLREQGAGVTTAEARRRVAGARGAAAERLSATPWRTNARVPGPWLRTPGGMRLAPAATRRLDQALERGGITMRGYDRVIRLAWTLADLDGATSPAREHVGRALALREAAAA